The following nucleotide sequence is from Falco naumanni isolate bFalNau1 chromosome 6, bFalNau1.pat, whole genome shotgun sequence.
CACTGGGTGGAGATACACCGAACCAGGGCAGTTTTAATGCACCCTCCCTatgtgctgctgggtggggaTTAATCTCACAgcgctggggcagccccagccctgcccgtgCAGCTCTGTCAAGCCCCGGGGGTACCCTTGGGCAGGGGGTGACAGCACTGCCCCTTTGCCAGTGCCAAGGGCTCTTTCATTCTGCAGACATCCCACAGCCCTGCGTGCCAAGACGTGCTCAAGTTCCTCAGCCAGTGGTGTGGGGGACTCCCGAGCACCAGCTTCTCCTTCCAGTGAGCTGGACCATGGCAGTTTTCAATCCTGTTCTTCAGCATCCTCCACTTCCACTTGCAATAAATGTGTGTCTCAACCCTGCGCTGCTCCTGTCTGCTGATGGATGCTGAGCCCAGGAACACCGGTCCCAGGGCACCGGGCAGTAACCCTGGACACATGCGTGTCAGCCTCAGCCTCCCTGTGCTGAACATGCGCCCTGCACCCTGAGGGGTGACTGTCACACTGGGACCATGTATCTGTCTACATCCCTGTGCCTGGTAGGGGGCGAGCACAGAGATGGGCTTACACACCAGCTGCACTGCCCTTCCACCAGTGGGCCCAGTTCCCAGATACCCACGCTGGGGAGCCagtgtgaaaaggaaaagtttatTTACTCAGAAACAACAGAGGCTCATGACAAAAGGATTCTTCACCTTTCATTCCTTGCCCTGCCtgagcacaggcacagcaaaCTGaacctgcctgctctgctgcagggccaccagccagcccccaggccagccctgcctgttGCCAGgccccagcacctctgccctccccccccagcaccgcATGTGGAACACCCAATGGAGCCTTTAGTGTGCTGGGAAGGGCTTgtgtgcctccccagccccaggagagTGTCAGGGGCTTACGGCACTTGCCTGGTGACCCTGGGTAACTTGTGCCTGGAACCTGCAGGGTTGttgcggggtggggggctgcggggggcgcACCCCTACCCCCTGCATCCCACTCTACCCACACCTAAACCTCGGGCAGGAGCATGGAGCAGGTGCCACTTCACCTTGTTGGACTGCAGCACCacctggaagagaaaagcaCGCATGAGTGCAGGGCGTGCTGTAGGGCCAGGCGGCATGCTGATGCCGCTGGCCAGTAGTTTGTAGCATGTGCTTGGAAAAAGGTTTTCAGGCGACTGGTGTGGGCAGGGGCCCTCTTGACAGTGGAGCCTGCCCCCTCCCATCTCCCAGGCATAGCCCACGCACTGCACACACCTCTCCAGCTAGGCACAGGAGTCagccagcctggccagcagtTGCTGCTGCATCTCATGTGGTGGCCCCTCCTTCACTGTACTTGGATGGGCcagctaaaaaggaaaaagaaaaagcaaagtggaGGGTCGCAGGGATGTGTGAAGGGCTGGAccaggttggggggggggggggaggggcgcggGGGGCCACATTCACTCGGGACAGCCAGGACAAACTGGCCTATCAGAGGTATGAAGAGGTGGGTCCCTCTGCAACTACCCAAGATGAAGGTCTTCCAGTCTGTCACCAAGGCTGGATAGAAGAGGTTCAGACCTGACATGCCCTGCCTCCCATTGCTGCACAGCCTGCTTGTATGGGAACAAGGGCCCAGGAGGTCTCAGCACCTTCAAAAAGGCAGCAACAGTGGGACAGGGAGACCTGTCCAGCTTGATTGGCCATACCTGCTCTTTGGCGTAGCTGCGTGCACAGGGCCCGATGCCCCGCAAGATCAGGGCCACCAAACCGCACCTGCCGGACAGCACAGCTTCTGTGGCCGCCAGCACCATGGAGGGGAACCAGAGCGCCAGGGCCgtgtcctgcagagcagagggttGCAGGTTCCTCAAGGAGCAAGGTCCACTGCGCCCAGCCGACCTGCACGCAGCTGAGCGGAGGCTGTGCAGGCAAGTCGGGGAGAGAAGGGCGCAAGAGGAAGACAGGCAGAGAGAGGATGGgcaagagagggagaaagaaaaagatgagaggAAGCAAGAGACAGAGAGTGGGAGGTGGCGTATGGCAGACCTACGCACTCGCACTCACATAGATGCGTGTGGTGTTGAAAGGACAGTCGTTGGTCACTATGGCTGCACGCGCATCAGCAGGCAGCGCAGAGCTGTTGCAGCCCCTGATGAGGTGCGTGCCCCGGCTGTGAACGGTGAGGGCAATGGCCAGCACCAGGCCTGCGCTGCACACTGTGGACAGGAGGCAGTTCAACAGGGACATGCTCAGCAGGGTCcaatgctgcaggcagcaaagaGAATACATGAGAGCGGGGCTGGCCAAAGCTGGGGCAATGCCGGGGCTGGGCACTGCCACTGTATGGGGCACAGCCACTCTGCAGGGTAACAGGGGTGCTGGGAACCCCACGGACCTTCATGCCAAGCAAGCACGTGCAACCTCTTGCCCCTTCTGACATGGCTCAGTCCCACGCTCAGATGAGGGTTTTGCGCCTTTTGCCCCCTCCCGTGAGCCCAGGGCTACCAGCCGGCCCCTTCCACAGGCTCCTGCGCCCAGAGAGCCCAGCTCCGCTGCCAGATTAagcccccaccagcagcagcctttgtccaccctgcctgtgccagcGGAGGGATGGAGGCCTGACTCCACGGAGGGAGAGATGCCCGAGCCCACGGAGGGAGGGACGGGACGCCTGAGCCCACGGAGGGAAGGACGCCTAACCCCGGCTGCGCTGCCCACGCCGCTGCCGGCGGCACCCACAGCCTGGCGAGCCGCCGAGGCGGAAGGAGGCACCGGGGACAAGGTCCAGGGGAGCGGCTGCCCGGCGGGGGCTGGGCCCCGACCCCGCACTCACCAGGGCCGCCTGGGACAGGTTGTGCGACACCAGGATGGCGACGATACCCACGGCGATGCTCTGCGGGGAGAGATCCGCGCTCAACGCCCGCGCCggctgcccccccaccccccgccacgCTCCCGCCCGCTCTCACCAGCAGCCCGGAGCCCACGGACACCACGTTGGCCACCGCGTACTCGGGGGTGACGGAGAGGCGGGCGCCGGCGACGTGCCGCAGGACCGAGCCGTGCACGATGGCGCCCAGCACCAGGCTGCCGTGGCCCAGCACGATGAGCGCCAGCCCCGCGCCCATCAGCCGCCCCGGCTCCGccagcgcccgccgcccgcccgccatggccgccgccgccccgcccgccgtgcggccccgccccggggcacggccgccccgcccccccggaAAGAGCCAGCACTCGCGTATTTACAAAacagctttattaaaaataggaaatgatAGAAatgagatgcaggagcggtGCCAGGCCCGGCAGCGCGCACAACCGCGGGCTCGGCCCCGCAAAGCTTCCCGGCAGGGAAAAGGGGGTccgggccgcccccgccagcccccggGGCGCTGGCAGCGGTGGGGGACGGGGGCCAGGACCGCGCTGAGCACGGGGCGCAGCCCGCACCGGCGGCGCAGGGCGGAGCGCAGGGCTGCGCAAAACCAGTAAACAAAGTGCGGCcgaggagggagggagaggcaggcaaggcagcaggcaggtgctgcaggggcCCGgtcccacccccaccccccccccccccccccccccccggctccctcTGCGCGGGAAGGAGGGTAGTGACTGTCACCGGAGGCAGGTGCAGAGTGGGGTGCAGGACTtacctttaaattaaaaaaaaaacaaaaaacaaacgaaaaaaaaacccaaacaaacaaaaaaatcccaaccatttctgtgctgtgcaaAAGACACTTTGTACAATTCAAACAGAACAAACTCCATGCACATGAATGGGGCTACAGAACACCCCGAAAGCCAGGACTCAGCTCCACGGCACCACCTGGCAAAATCCCAACAAAACCAGGGCTGGAAATAATACTGATGCACAAAGTCCCCTTTAATAGGCGGCCAGGGAGGACTG
It contains:
- the KRTCAP3 gene encoding keratinocyte-associated protein 3 → MAGGRRALAEPGRLMGAGLALIVLGHGSLVLGAIVHGSVLRHVAGARLSVTPEYAVANVVSVGSGLLSIAVGIVAILVSHNLSQAALHWTLLSMSLLNCLLSTVCSAGLVLAIALTVHSRGTHLIRGCNSSALPADARAAIVTNDCPFNTTRIYDTALALWFPSMVLAATEAVLSGRCGLVALILRGIGPCARSYAKEQLAHPSTVKEGPPHEMQQQLLARLADSCA